From one Candidatus Woesearchaeota archaeon genomic stretch:
- a CDS encoding ABC transporter permease translates to MLRDYFSLAVESLRVRQVRTWLTMIGIFIGIAAIVSLISLGQGMKEAITSQFAALGSDKITIQARGLTLGPPGSNVVEPLSKSDLEAVKKVPGVNRAGGRMIKAVNVLFKEQRSFVFMADIPSDYQERALVLEVVKPTVEDGRFLNKGDKYKIVVGNDYAKKNIIGKGIVVGDKLEINGYQFEVVGVMEKKGLPMIDLAFIANEDAFREITGNIDEESLIVAEVNKGAAMKAVADDIKKTLRKHRNEEKDKEGFTVSTPDQFLNTLNTILSIVQAVLVGIAGISLMVGGIGIMNTMYTAVLERTKEIGVMKAIGAKNSDILLIFLIESGFLGLVGGTIGIMLGLGLSKMVELIAVYVWGNLLLKANFSPILIAGALAFSFIVGMVSGTLPAMQASKLQPVEALRSK, encoded by the coding sequence ATGCTAAGGGATTACTTCAGCCTGGCCGTAGAAAGCCTGAGGGTGAGACAGGTTAGGACCTGGCTCACCATGATAGGCATTTTTATTGGAATCGCCGCTATTGTTAGCCTTATCAGCCTGGGGCAAGGCATGAAAGAGGCCATAACTTCTCAATTTGCGGCGTTGGGCTCTGACAAGATTACAATCCAGGCCAGGGGGCTGACACTGGGCCCCCCGGGAAGCAATGTTGTTGAGCCACTCTCCAAGTCTGACCTGGAGGCTGTCAAGAAAGTGCCAGGGGTGAACCGCGCAGGCGGAAGAATGATCAAGGCCGTGAATGTGCTCTTCAAAGAGCAGCGCAGTTTTGTCTTCATGGCTGATATCCCCTCGGACTACCAGGAAAGGGCGCTTGTGCTTGAAGTTGTCAAGCCCACTGTGGAAGATGGGCGGTTCTTGAACAAGGGTGACAAATACAAGATTGTAGTGGGAAATGACTACGCCAAGAAGAATATAATTGGGAAAGGGATTGTGGTTGGTGACAAGCTGGAAATCAATGGCTATCAATTTGAAGTTGTCGGGGTAATGGAAAAGAAAGGCCTGCCCATGATTGACCTTGCTTTCATTGCAAATGAAGATGCGTTTCGGGAGATTACCGGGAATATAGATGAAGAGAGCCTAATTGTGGCTGAGGTAAACAAGGGAGCTGCCATGAAGGCTGTGGCTGATGACATAAAGAAAACCCTGCGCAAGCATCGCAATGAAGAGAAAGACAAGGAAGGATTTACTGTTTCCACGCCAGACCAGTTTCTCAACACGCTCAACACAATTCTCAGCATTGTCCAGGCAGTGCTCGTAGGCATAGCCGGAATCAGCCTGATGGTAGGTGGCATTGGGATAATGAATACAATGTACACTGCTGTGCTTGAACGAACCAAGGAAATTGGGGTCATGAAGGCAATTGGGGCAAAGAACTCTGATATCCTGCTTATTTTCCTGATTGAGTCGGGATTCTTAGGGCTGGTGGGTGGCACCATCGGCATAATGCTTGGCCTGGGGTTGAGCAAGATGGTTGAATTAATTGCTGTTTATGTTTGGGGGAACCTTCTCCTCAAGGCAAATTTTTCCCCGATTCTGATTGCAGGCGCACTTGCGTTCTCATTCATTGTTGGCATGGTATCGGGAACACTCCCTGCAATGCAGGCATCAAAACTGCAGCCAGTTGAGGCGCTGAGGTCAAAATGA